In one window of Amblyomma americanum isolate KBUSLIRL-KWMA chromosome 9, ASM5285725v1, whole genome shotgun sequence DNA:
- the LOC144103385 gene encoding uncharacterized protein LOC144103385 → MLGQPKQKSKEEDARKKRDRHKTGGGSAQCTVSAQSEQVIAVASHIMTRVGNQTDSDGGIDLPPVASLPVIRLLQPMVDGAGNEEFHYAEDDWEPPLVDEPQSPAAAVGKSGATPEAIEQESNLFFPAVQPADASSTAAAGCTSATVASGAAASPTTAEAVATGDAGRAPRGRMALLERSLADENDYRAALLREEHKLRLQLMREDHNSILQERLREAPE, encoded by the exons atgctgggccaacctaaacaaaagtcgaaggaagaggacgcgaggaaaaagagagatcgccacaagacag gaggagggtcagctcaatgcactgtgagcgctcaaagtgagcaagtcattgctgttgccagccacataatgaccagggtaggcaaccagactgactctgatggaggcatcgacctgccaccagtggcaagtttgcctgttataagattgttgcagccaatggtggatggagcaggcaatgaagaattccattatgcag aagacgactgggaacctccgctcgtggatgagccgcagtcaccagcggctgctgttggtaagagtggggcaactccagaagcaattgagcaggagagcaatctcttttttcctgctgtgcaacctgctgatgcttccagcacagctgcagcaggctgcaccagtgctacagttgcttctggagctgccgctagtcccactactgctgaagcagtggccaccggtgacgctggcagggctccaagagggcggatggcccttttagaaaggtctctggcagatgagaacgactatagagcggccttactgcgcgaagagcataaactgcgtctgcagctgatgcgagaggaccacaacagtattctgcaagagcg gctgcgagaggcaccagaataa